The Cervus elaphus chromosome 12, mCerEla1.1, whole genome shotgun sequence DNA window GAGCCCCCTACCTCGGGGTGATTTAGGCTTAGGTTCAAATTCTTTGGGGGGCTTCTTTTTTCCCATCTAATCTATACCTTCCTGTTGTATCTTTTAATTAAATAGGTGatttttccccctcctctctcccattTCTAGAATGGCAGTCCTCTTCTGTTTCTGGCTTTATGGAGTTTGGTTTTAGGTCTCAGCTATGATCGGTATAGacctgactcctgacccagcaGGAACATTAAACCTTAGCACTATATTAGATTTAGATGTTCTGGAAAGCCATAATTAATTCACCCCAAGTTAGTATTTGGAAATGTATCTTTCCTGCTTATACACTATATTATGTATTTAGAAGTTGTGTTATATTTTATCCAGTATTTCTGTGTTTAGAAAAGAGGGAGGATCTTGTATCAACTCAGTCTACCATATTGAACAGAATTCTGCATGTAGTGGTCTTTACACCAGCATGATGCAAGTTTTTTTCCTGATCACTTGGGTATTTTGAAAGCACCTCATAGGTAGGTCAAATATTTGGGATTATTTTACATTGTTTGGAATTCAACTTCTCTAAAACAAATACCTAAGGTCCTAGTTACAAATTTAAATCTAGATCTCTTattcaagaattattttttaaacatatactttgcctttacttttaaaacttgcataaaaacaaaaattatcttACATTAgtagcaaaataaatatattttcagtttgcTAGGATACTGACAACTTACCTCTAGTTTAACTGAAACGGCAGCACTAGTGACTATCAAATGCTTACCATATGTCAGGAATGATACTAATCATCCTCCCAACACTAAAGCAGACACTATCActccctttttacagatgaggaaactgaggctcagagagataatATTTCTCACTTAACATCACATGGCTAGAGAATAGTCGGTGTGACTCCAAAACAAGGCTCTTAACCATCACACTCAGATCTATAAGTTTATTTGTAAATGTAGAAAGGGGAAACCTCTATATCTCAAAATAAGATGATGAATTGTACAGGTCCTAAGTCAACGACAGCCATAAATCTGAATCCCAGATGATTCAGCTGGTGGTATCAACCCGGCTCGGTACTATAACACAAAtctatttataaaaaatacatttgacaCTTATTTTCCTTAGTAAGAATTAATGTGCTGGACATTAAGAATTTCATAGAAATTTTATAACCATAacataataaattcattttatccactttttctttttccatattaaCATTTAGCTATTAGGTATATCAAAAGGTAAAATGATTTCccactaaaaatttattttgaagtatttaaatttaaattttttcaattcaaatttggataaaattatttgcaaacattttacataataagagaaaaatacttaCAGGACTGGAAAGAAGAGGCAATCCAGTTCGAGGATGAAAGGCTCTGGTTGAGGTTCCATCCAAGGAATGAAAATTATGTTTCTGCCAGACACTTGAATGTTTAAGTGGTATAGTTCTCTGCTAGGAAAAGAATTAGATTTTAATAGTAACatttaagctttttgtttttagatttattCTTAATATGTACTGAGGTATTACATCCTTGGCGGTAAAGTTAATGACCTATAAACCTatctatacacacatattcattatttgttgttaagtcgctaagccgtgtctgactcttttgcaaccccatggactgtatcctgccaggctcctctgaccatgggattttcaaggcaagaatactggagtgggttgccgtttccttctctggggtatcctcccaacccagggactgaacctgcatctcctgcagtggcaggcaggttctttattatcatctgaggcacaagggaagaccacatacacacacatttatatacactTTAATTAGAAAATAGAGTTTAAGAGTTTTTTCTAAGATGCTGAATAAACTCAAATAAAGAAAGTACGTCCAATGTatgccttgttgttgttcagttgcccagttgtgtctgacttattatgaccccatggacagcagcacaccaggtcaatgtattttatacttagtcTAACATTAGTAAGCtaatattcaatttttttaatttgtaaaaaaaacaacttctcaTAGTTAGAAAAAAATTAGTACAATATTCTAAAATACAAAACTATGTAAATAGCAAGAGCCCTCCTCAGAAAATGTAATTTGGTAGTTAGTGCATGATACAAGAatataaatgtgaattttaaaatatacttaacacAGTCACAGTACCATGTTTTTGAAGTGATATAAGCAATAGACTAGTTCTTAAGAATTTATGCAAGTTTATACTCAGAAATCAAAAATTCATGAAAACACATGAATATAAATCAGAAAGAACTAATGGGTCCTGGCTTTAATATTTCCTAGCTTTATTACCTTGGGCACATTATATAACCTCTCCAGGCCTAGAATCCTCATTTGCAAACTTGAGTTAGTAACAGCACCTAATCTCACATCATAGTGAAAGGATTTAGTAAGCCAACATATAGAAAACATTCGTAAGAGTGCCTAGGCACATAGCAAAGGctgtataattatatttaaagtaagaacatgaaaaaaactaATCGTAGTAGCTTGAAAAGTACCATGGTCAAAGTAAGCCTCCCTATAATGTACCAGAAAGGATCATGAAAAGCTAGTATTCTTAAGGTCAGGGTAGGTTTTTGTGACAATTAACGTTTTAGTAAATTGGAAACTGAAATTTGGTTAAACCCATGTGTTAGAGGAGAGGAAATCTTCTGTTGAAAAACAGCAATTGGAAACATAGCATAATTTTAAGACTCTAATGTCCAACAAGACTAATCTGCCTGATAAAGAAGATGAACCAAGGTCATTCAGATTCGGATCAAGGCAGTTAAGTAGTTTTCCATATAACTGAGATATAAATTTGTAATGCTTTttagagaaacaaaggaaatttaAGCCTAATAATAATTTTCTAAAGTTAAAAAGTGGTTTCGTGGACAAATAAAATGGAACTAACTTAAGTATGTCTGATTTATGTagtaaattaaaagtttaaaaaaatgtttaaaaatctacAATTTAATTGTTACTACAACTAAAAGCAAAAGAGATTCATCATTCTTACTTTAAAATTGAGGAAACTGGAAGTTTTAGAAGTGAGTGATTTATTCAGCTTCACTCAAGGACCAAATTTGTCTGGACTGGAATGTAGGTATTTTGACCACAGGTCAGTGATTTCACTAGATATACCTTAGCTGAGCAGAGGCATAACACAAAGGGCACTCTGCTCATAATGGGACAGAGTTGCTAACAACACATTAAGCTAATGATACAAGTttcatttctgactcctttttACTCTCCAGCAACTGTTCCCAGtattgaaataaacaaaaaagggaaagaggaagaatttACCTAGCATTTGCTCTTAAGTGGGTGGTTTATTTATAAGGATGCTAATACTAGTTCTGTAGCCAGACAGTCTGCTCTATAGACAATGGCACCTTGGACCTTTATAACAAGATCTTCTGTAAACAAAATTCAAACCATAACAAATATTTGAGGATTATATTTGAAATGTTAGATATTACTTACCAACACCTCTTTATTTTTCAGTCGTTCACATGTGGACAAACaatcttttaaattctttctctgaGAAGAGTTTTGAGAGTTTTCATCAATTGGATCTTCTTTCTTATCCTGTTCATTTCTTAATTGGTCTAGCTTTTTGCATTTGAAACCTTCACTATCTTTAACAAGATAATTTTCTATACTATTAAGGTGAGTGTTTTGTTCACATGGCTTAGGCCTCTTTGGGTCTTTATTTGAGCACTCGTTTTCATATTTACTCAGACATCCAGACATTTCCAACACAGTAACTTTTACtttcaagtcatttttttttgaattatcaCACTGGCGATTGTTAAAAGATTCTggattataattttcatttattattttgtccTTATACTTATTTGTGCAAATCTGTTTGTCAATACTATTACAATTTGAATGCTCTTTATCAATTTCATCGCTAATTTCTTGCTTCTTAAATTGACACTCAGAAGGTGTGTTTTCTAACCTGACTGTCAAATCGAAGTTGTTTTCTCTGCAGTGAGATATATTCGAAGGGGTCATTAAACCAGTAGCTTTGTTCTGTATCTCCTGAAATGTACTTCGGATTTCACTAGGATTGTCCTTATACAGATTTCTTCTTGTTTGAGGTTGCAAAGAAGGCTTGACTTTACTGTTGCAattaaaagaactaaaatatttGTTAGATATTAAGTTTTTCCCTTCACTGATGTCATCTAACAAGGAAAATTTTGTAttagaaatggaaacagagatgtcatccttgtttttcttcaataaatttttgtcTTCATAGGAACTCCTAAATACTTTAGAAGGAACTGAACTGGAGTCCTGCATATTGAATGATTGCCGGGGCATGTGAGATGCCATTGGATCAATATGCTCCAAGTGTTGAGCAATCCTTGCAATGATATCTTGCCGTCCTTGGAGTAAAGAGCTTATCAAAGGATTAGACTCACCAACAGACTGACGAGAATGAAGACCATTAGAGATGCAAGTGCCATTTTGAGGAGTTTCTGGTTTTACTCGAATCTTCCCTTCACTGGTGTCTTCTGAAGAGGTGAGCTCTGGACTgccaaaagagacagagaatgtTTCTTTACATCTTcttacactttcattttcttgtgaAACACGGAGAAGTTTTGAATTAAGTGAACTAGATTCTTGTATATTAAGTGGATGTCCAGAAATATGGGAAGTACTTGGATCACAATGAATCAAATGCTGAGCTATTCTTGCGATAACTTCTTGCCGGTCCTGAATTAAAGAGCCTATTAAAGGATTAGTTTCACCAACTGACTGCCAGGAACTCTGGCGACTAGAGTCACTGGAATCAACcactgaaaatgattttaaagttcTCACTGATGTTTCATGTGACTTTTTCTCTCCTATACTACTGAAGCCCAAAATATTGCCTTGAGATGTTCCATAGTCAGATTTACTGCCAGTGCCTGGATATAGCTTGACATTTTTGACAGCTGCATTATATTCTGGAGTTGTGCCATTTTTTGCATGTAATATTATGCTTTCAGGTGCCATGGTCCAAGTTTGTTTGCTGCAAACACGCTGTGAACTGTCTGTACTACAGTGATCTGCTTCTGTAGAATTTCGGTGCTGATGGGTTTTAAGTTCATGTTCTTGAATTCTTTTCTCATAAAGGCCAATATTAGTGTGAATACTACAGGCCAAAACTGGATAATTAGATTGTCTGGGCAGGGACTGAACGCTGACTTTCAAGGCCACATTGTGAGAAACATTGGGAACAGGAAACACATGTTCAATTGGAGTCTGTGAGAAATTCCACTGTAGGTCTACATCAGCAGCACTGATTCTAGAAtcacacagaaaaaaatggaatcaatGGATTATAAAACATATcattattatacattatttttaaaactttaaacagTCATATACTTACCTTTGTTTGCATTAGTTACTATTGAGATTTTAATCTACTTTACCATGCATGTCACTCTAACAAAACCAACATAAATAGACTATGCCTGCAATACAATCTTCTTTTTAAGAACACTATAGTAGTAAAGCACTAAAAATACTGTAATTCAAAATTAGTtgtcaaaacagaaaaaaggaacTTTCCATTTGCtactaaataaatgaattcagttaaTTCTATTATAATTATATGCTTTCTGTGAGGTGATTTAGAGATACTCTCTTTCTCACAGCTACCTGCCTAAAGAGACAGTTAAGACAGCTGTTCAGTAGCTTGTGTGTTTACAGTTTTCAAGATCTAAAAATTAAGTAGGTTTACCATTGTGAAAATTCAGCAGCCCAGAaagttttttcactttatttataatGGTGGTATGAATTCATTGTTGGTTCTATAAAGTAAGCTTAACAGTTCTCTGAAAACAAATCTACACCAAATTTAACCCAAGAAGCAAAACTCATCTTGAGTCATATCATATCTAAATTTCTCTAACTTGCTTTGAGAAAAACTTGAGTAAATATTATCCACTTacatttagaaatgaagaaaataaactgcTTAAAAGGTCAAATACCATTCGGTAGTTAACCACTGTAGCTGAATATGCATGGTTCTTTTTCTGCCCTAGACATACCTGTAAAGAATATTTCGTGGAGTAGCACCATGAGAAACACTCAGCCAAGCACTTAAttgagaaaaaaacacaaatgagcGGACAGCCAACAGGAGAGTCTTCTCTTCAATAAATCGATCACCACTCCTAAAGAAAGTCAAAAAGCATCATCTAAATGTCAGCAAGTATAAAATGACTGAATTTTAGAAAGAAACTGGTAAATACATCACTCAGGGTATGTGCTTTCAAGAGTGTGGGAGTACATTTACGAGTGTCACTTGaagtcacagaaatacaaaataggtaaattttaatacataaataGAGGGATTCAAAGACATATTATTAAAGTAATTTATAGAAAGTAATGGAAAATCGAATTTAACAGGGACAACTTCAAACTCAGTTCAACTTACTGTCTAGGAACTGGCTCCAATATCCATCTTTCTAATAATAATGCATCTTGTTTAATAGCAGGATCATTCAGATCAATTCCTTCGGTGGTGGGCCCATCATCACTGTAGCAGCAGTCTGGTAGTAGCATCACTTCCACCATGATTGGAAGGTTATTCTTCCACAACAAGGCGACCTCAGACCTAGTTCGTCTGGCTTGGCGACACTTCGAGAAGATGGAGATAAGCAAAATGGCTCAATAGCCCATccaattttatatttcaattcaAAAAGTATAATTGTAAAGCAGACATCTGTATGAAAATGAGTCACCTATTCAAGGGCTTTGCTCAGGCTTGTCTGTCTATTTAGGTTTCCTCATTAAACAATGCATCAGCACTATTAACTCCAGAGTGTGGGGATTAGTAGCTAACAACAATTTTGATGCAAATTTTCTTGTGGGAGGATATCTTTGCTCTATTTTGTGGAAAAATAACTGCCATGCACAATGTCTGACAGGCCTCAAGATGGCCCAGCCTTGTCTCATCTGTCAATGATATCATTAATTATAGACGAAAGAGTCATTCTAAGAGcaaactattaaaatattaaaaattaatatttcaatttaatttaaaatattaaaagtccaTTTTCATTAAACACTCAAAATAGACAAGATtttagaagtttaaaattttggactacatttaaaaaactaactgGCAGAAATATCTTTACAGCGAATTATACGCTACAtaccaaaataattatttttaacagtaTTATACAGAAACATTAATGGCAGCAAAAAGCATCCTCCCATTAACATGGGGAAAATAATAATGAACATAAAtctaataaataaacaagaacacAAAGTTGATGAACTAGGGCTGAGACTAAAACTAACGGAATCTAATTCATAGTTAACAAGGATCATCTTAAATCTGATGTGTGTGGACAAAGGTATGAAATTGGCTGCACGCTTACCTGCTGATGGAAAAGCTACGTACTATACTTTTTCTTTATGTTGTAACCAATTTTATAGTTAAATGTGAATGTTATAATTGTAATAAAGGTGATGACAAAATTTAAGCTAATTTATATAAAAGGCAGATAAAACGCATTCAACACACAATTCTCACCTGGGCCAGCTTGTCACTACATTCATGTTTTGTAGTTACTGGGTAACAGGACTGTGCTGGAGGACAATGGAAACTTTCTGTTCGACCTTTAACAGAACATTCAGGTGTTCGTCCTTCTGTTATTAACAAGGCCAGAGAGACCAAGAATTCCTCTGCATCATACTCAAAATATTCATCCAGAGTATCtagtattaaaagaaagaaagaaagaaagatgggtCCTTGCTTTAAGGTATCCTTGAcaggaattcattttttaatgtctaCAAAAACTAATACCATAGCCCAAATTCAATTATATCCACTAACAAAGAGtgaagctatttcaagtcctaaaagacgatgttgtgaaagttctgcactcaatatgccagcaaatttggaaaactcagcagtggccacaggactggaaaagatcagttttcatgccaatcccaaagaaaggcaatgccaaagaatgctcaaactactgcacaattgcactcatctcacatactagtaaagtaatgctcaaaattctccaagccaggcttctacagtacgtgaactatggacttccagatgttcaagctggatttagaaaagccagaggaactagagatcaaattgccaacatccgttagatcaaagtaaaagcaagagagttccagaaaaacatctatttctgctttattgactatgccaaagcctttgactgtgtgcatcacaacaaactgtggaaaattcttcaagagatgggaataccagaccacttcacctgcctcctgagaaatctgtatgcaggtcaagaagcaacagttagaactggacatggaacaacagactggttccaaactgggaaaggagtatgtcaaggctctatactgtcaccctgcttatttaacttttattcagagtacatcatgagaaatgctgggctggatgaaacacaagctggaatcaagattgctgggagaaatatcaataacctcagatatgcagatgacaccaccctaagggcagaaagtgaagaagaactaaagagcctctagattaaagtgaaagaaaagagtgaaaaaattggcttagaactcaacattcagaaaactaagatcgtgtcatctggtcccatcacttcacggcaagtagattgggaaacagtggaaacagtggctgactttatattttgggctccaaaatcactgcagatggtgactgcagccatgaaattaaaagacacttgctccttggaagaaaagttatgaccaatcaaGACAGcctaataaaaagcagagacattactttgctaacaaaggtctgtctagtcaaagctgtggtttttccagcagtcatgtatggatgtgagagttggaccataaagaaagatgagtgtcgaagaattgatgcttttgaactgtggtgttggagaagactcttgagaggtccttagactgcaaggagatccaaccagtccatcctaaaggaaatcagtcctgaatattcatcggaaggactgatattgaagctgaaactccaatacttttaccacctgatgtgaagagctgacttatttgaaaagacctgaagctgggaaagactgaaggtgtgaggagagggggacgacagaggatggtatggttggatggcatcaccgactcaatggacatgagtttgagtaaactctgggagttggtgatggacagggaggtctggcatgctgcagtccatggggtcacaaagagttggacacaaccaagtgactgaactgaacaaagagtgaaaaaagagtaaaaacaagGCAATTatagcataaaattatttttatgtaaacgtcaattaaaatatttaatattaaggaatagaaaaagcaagagaattccagaaaaacatctacttctgcttcactgactgtgataaagcctttgtgtggatcacggcaaattgtggaaaattctcaaagcgATGGtaggataccagaccacctcacctgcctcctgagaaacctgtatgcagatcaagaaacaacagttagaacaagacatggaacaatgaactggctcCAGATTGggaaggggtacatcaaggctgtatattgtcacttgtttatttaacttatatgcagagtatttcATGCTAAGTGTGGGGATGGATGAAGAACGAGCTGGAATcaggatggctgggagaaatattaataacctcagatatgcagatgacaccacccttatggcagaaagcaaagaggaactaaaaagcctcttggtgaagattaaagaggagagtgaaaaagctggcttaaaactcaacattcaaaaaattaagatcatggcatccagtcccatcacttcatggctaatagatgaggaaacaatggaaacagtgagagactttattttcctcgGCTCCAAAACctctgcagatggggactgcagctatgaaattaaaagatgcatgatccttggaagaaaagttatgaccaacctagacagcatattaaaaagcagagacactactttgccaacaaaggtccatctagtcaaagctgtggtttttccagtagtcatgcatggatgtgagagttggatcataaagaaggctgagcattgaataaatgatgcttttgaactgtggtgttggaaaagactcttgagagtcttttgaacttcaaggagatccaaccagtcaattctaaaggaaatcagtcctgaatatttattggaaggactgatgctgaagctgaaactccaatactttggccacctgatatgaagagctgactcattagaaaagaccttgatgctgagaaaaattgaaggcaggaagagaagcggatgacagaggatcagtaGGTttgacagcatcaccaactcaatggacatgagtttgaacaatctCCGGAGATGGTgcaagacagggaagcctgacgtgctgcagtctatgaggtcacagagtcggacacaactgagcaactgaacaacaacaaaaaatcctttATGATAATAATATTTTTGGATGTCAAATATAATAGCTTTTATGAAGAAAACTTTGCCAACAGCCAAAATGTTAAAATGTCTTATTACATCATATATTTTTAGGTAAGatgttttattactattattaaatattagaaaataagcaGATCCAAAagtatgttttttcctttctctccctttcccattCCTTAACTAATTCCTTCTTATAGCCCTAATTCAGTGATGTGGACATTCACAGCCACAgggttcttctttttctttgctacATAGTAGTAGTAGTTTCAGAGGAAGACATTTCATAATTATCCAACAGGAGATGCAGGCCTGATTGCAATATATGAAGTGTGATGTGTTTTGGTTCCTATGCAGTTCCAAACAATCTAACCTGCAAATGTTTCCCTTAGTTATATTAACTTTAAATTTCTCACAAgtcctccaattttaaaaatacagttagtTTTCAAAACTGTTAACCTGCTATGCAGATtggacatgcatgcatgtgtacatgcataCACAAAATTCAATTTATAGTACAGTCTTTAAAAGGCTGCTTTCTCTTATCTCTGCCAATTAAACAGTACATACAGGTGACACACacgcctgtaatacaggagacgcaggagacagaggtttgatccctgggtcaggaagatgtgatgctagtggtaaagaacccgtctgctgttgcaggagatacaagagacttgggtttgatccctgggtcgggaagatcccctggagaacggcatggcaactcactccagtattcttgcctgtagaatcccatggacaggggagcctggtggacaacaGTTCTTACgttcacaaagagtttgacatgactgaaccaacttagcacacaagcgactaagcacatccTGAagtagatatcaagggaacacaaAGTTGTACTACATATAGCTACTAGTCTCAAACGGTTTGACttagagatgatttttaaaacagtggAACATTGAACATTGAAGCACACAATAAATTCCAAAGAAGTTCAGATAACACTGGTAAAATTTTGCAAAAGAGGCAGATGTTGGGCTGAACCAGGAAAGAGAAAGTACAACTTGAGGGGAGCATTTGTACAAAAGAAGTATAGAAAAGGCATGACTGGAGCCTGATTGTGAATAGCCTTGAGCAGGGTATGATGATAAGCATCTATATCTAGACTCAGGAACGTCTTATCAGGAAAAGAAGGAACCTTGAGAGCCAACTTGATTGAGCTGGTGGTATTTTAAGGCCATTCTGAAAAGTTTCCCTAAAATGAGCATTTACAACATATAAAATAGCAGTCAACCCTTAGTGACGTTGTCAGGCACTGTCAATTCTCACTGCTTTCTAtacattaacttatttaatcctcagagcACCTCTAGAAGGTGGGGACTATTACTACCATTTTTACAGATAACCAAAGCatagagagattaaataactgcCCAAGATCACCCTGCTAGGAAGCTGCAAAGTTGGTATTTGAACCTACCTAAGTCTGGTTCCAGAATCTGAGTCCCTAACTACCCCAAACATGCTTTCTTTTATTGTGGCTACAAATTTTGCTTTTATATACTTTAATAgatatttgtaaaaatataaacataaataatatacattcaacatatattttaataatatattttggaaTAGTTGTGGTACAGGGTTTGTTTCCAGGAAAAGGAccataatttataatattgtgccaACTGGGGATAAAAGAGAGGTCTGAACTTTCATTTTTCCTCCAGGAACCAATTAGGTCATAAGCCAAGGGTCTCCTGTGGTCTCCTCAGACACAGTGAACTAAATCATGATGTCCTgcagggggaatcaaaagggaataaaaagaaatccattcATCCTTTTTTCTCTGATGGTTCTGTGGGTTTTCAAGACTAGCTCAGCTTTGCCATGGGCTGGCAACATGGCATGATTTTAGCTCCCAGAAAATTTCTCTTGGCTCATCCTTTTCCCTCTCTCAAACTGTGGGGTAATCTTGGAGAGCTAAAAATTGTGTCAGAACAGTTGCTTCTAAGCTATGAAATGCTGAGCTATGATATGACTTACTCACATGCTAGAAATTATTAAGTTTAAAGTGATA harbors:
- the FAM214A gene encoding protein FAM214A isoform X4, with translation MVFSGNKGLHREDTLDEYFEYDAEEFLVSLALLITEGRTPECSVKGRTESFHCPPAQSCYPVTTKHECSDKLAQCRQARRTRSEVALLWKNNLPIMVEVMLLPDCCYSDDGPTTEGIDLNDPAIKQDALLLERWILEPVPRQSGDRFIEEKTLLLAVRSFVFFSQLSAWLSVSHGATPRNILYRISAADVDLQWNFSQTPIEHVFPVPNVSHNVALKVSVQSLPRQSNYPVLACSIHTNIGLYEKRIQEHELKTHQHRNSTEADHCSTDSSQRVCSKQTWTMAPESIILHAKNGTTPEYNAAVKNVKLYPGTGSKSDYGTSQGNILGFSSIGEKKSHETSVRTLKSFSVVDSSDSSRQSSWQSVGETNPLIGSLIQDRQEVIARIAQHLIHCDPSTSHISGHPLNIQESSSLNSKLLRVSQENESVRRCKETFSVSFGSPELTSSEDTSEGKIRVKPETPQNGTCISNGLHSRQSVGESNPLISSLLQGRQDIIARIAQHLEHIDPMASHMPRQSFNMQDSSSVPSKVFRSSYEDKNLLKKNKDDISVSISNTKFSLLDDISEGKNLISNKYFSSFNCNSKVKPSLQPQTRRNLYKDNPSEIRSTFQEIQNKATGLMTPSNISHCRENNFDLTVRLENTPSECQFKKQEISDEIDKEHSNCNSIDKQICTNKYKDKIINENYNPESFNNRQCDNSKKNDLKVKVTVLEMSGCLSKYENECSNKDPKRPKPCEQNTHLNSIENYLVKDSEGFKCKKLDQLRNEQDKKEDPIDENSQNSSQRKNLKDCLSTCERLKNKEVLQRTIPLKHSSVWQKHNFHSLDGTSTRAFHPRTGLPLLSSPVPQRKAQSGCFDLDSSFLHLKSLSSRSPQPCLNIEDDPDIHEKPLLSSSAPPVTSLSLLGNFEESVLNYRLDPLGIVDGFTAEVGASGVFCPTHLTLPVEVSFYSVSDDNAPSPYMDCKRVCLLAKYSQ
- the FAM214A gene encoding protein FAM214A isoform X2 codes for the protein MVFSGNKGLHREDTLDEYFEYDAEEFLVSLALLITEGRTPECSVKGRTESFHCPPAQSCYPVTTKHECSDKLAQCRQARRTRSEVALLWKNNLPIMVEVMLLPDCCYSDDGPTTEGIDLNDPAIKQDALLLERWILEPVPRQSGDRFIEEKTLLLAVRSFVFFSQLSAWLSVSHGATPRNILYRISAADVDLQWNFSQTPIEHVFPVPNVSHNVALKVSVQSLPRQSNYPVLACSIHTNIGLYEKRIQEHELKTHQHRNSTEADHCSTDSSQRVCSKQTWTMAPESIILHAKNGTTPEYNAAVKNVKLYPGTGSKSDYGTSQGNILGFSSIGEKKSHETSVRTLKSFSVVDSSDSSRQSSWQSVGETNPLIGSLIQDRQEVIARIAQHLIHCDPSTSHISGHPLNIQESSSLNSKLLRVSQENESVRRCKETFSVSFGSPELTSSEDTSEGKIRVKPETPQNGTCISNGLHSRQSVGESNPLISSLLQGRQDIIARIAQHLEHIDPMASHMPRQSFNMQDSSSVPSKVFRSSYEDKNLLKKNKDDISVSISNTKFSLLDDISEGKNLISNKYFSSFNCNSKVKPSLQPQTRRNLYKDNPSEIRSTFQEIQNKATGLMTPSNISHCRENNFDLTVRLENTPSECQFKKQEISDEIDKEHSNCNSIDKQICTNKYKDKIINENYNPESFNNRQCDNSKKNDLKVKVTVLEMSGCLSKYENECSNKDPKRPKPCEQNTHLNSIENYLVKDSEGFKCKKLDQLRNEQDKKEDPIDENSQNSSQRKNLKDCLSTCERLKNKEVLRTIPLKHSSVWQKHNFHSLDGTSTRAFHPRTGLPLLSSPVPQRKAQSGCFDLDSSFLHLKSLSSRSPQPCLNIEDDPDIHEKPLLSSSAPPVTSLSLLGNFEESVLNYRLDPLGIVDGFTAEVGASGVFCPTHLTLPVEVSFYSVSDDNAPSPYMGVITLESLGKRGYRVPPSGTIQVTLFNPNKTVVKMFVVIYDLRDMPANHQTFLRQRTFSVPVKQEMKRSVNKENIRHTEERLLRYLIHLRFQSSKSGKIYLHRDVRLLFSRKSMEVDSGAAYELKSYTESPTNPQFSPRC